A region from the Candidatus Bathyarchaeota archaeon genome encodes:
- a CDS encoding dihydrodipicolinate synthase family protein: MELFKLEGIIPPMVTPFKESEELDEEALRREVGRLLDAGVHGLTVCGSTGEGYAMTSEEIGLTTAIVKEEVKGRVPVITGIIADSAWVALRHARAAKEAGADALMVTPVHYVFQPTEEGALDYFKRIGEALDLPIVIYNVVPWANISAELAVKLTGIKQIQGIKQSGGDIHGLADMIRAVGNRIPVLTAIDDMLFPSFLIGAKGAIAAICTIAPQLCLELWEAARRGDIKTGVEIHHRLLPVWRAIGRGDMPARAKEALSQLGRPAGIARSPLIPVDERARVEIRKALLEAGLLEK; encoded by the coding sequence ATGGAACTGTTCAAACTTGAGGGGATAATTCCACCAATGGTCACCCCCTTCAAAGAATCTGAAGAGCTTGATGAGGAAGCTCTTAGAAGGGAGGTTGGCCGCCTATTGGATGCGGGGGTCCATGGGTTGACTGTCTGCGGCAGCACTGGGGAGGGATATGCAATGACCTCCGAGGAGATCGGCCTAACAACCGCAATAGTTAAGGAGGAGGTGAAGGGAAGAGTTCCAGTGATAACAGGCATCATAGCCGATTCGGCTTGGGTGGCTTTGAGGCATGCGAGGGCTGCTAAGGAAGCTGGAGCCGATGCCCTGATGGTGACACCGGTTCACTATGTCTTCCAGCCTACAGAGGAAGGGGCATTAGATTATTTTAAGAGAATAGGGGAAGCCTTGGATCTCCCGATAGTCATATATAATGTTGTCCCGTGGGCTAACATCTCAGCCGAGTTAGCGGTCAAGTTAACCGGAATAAAGCAGATTCAGGGAATAAAACAGAGTGGTGGGGACATCCACGGCCTAGCGGATATGATCAGGGCCGTTGGGAACAGGATTCCCGTATTGACGGCCATAGATGATATGCTGTTCCCCTCCTTCCTCATAGGGGCTAAGGGTGCGATCGCCGCCATATGCACCATAGCTCCGCAGCTATGTTTGGAGCTATGGGAGGCTGCTAGAAGGGGTGATATAAAGACTGGGGTTGAGATCCATCATAGGCTTCTTCCGGTTTGGAGGGCTATCGGTAGGGGGGATATGCCTGCCAGAGCGAAGGAGGCGTTATCCCAGCTTGGGAGACCTGCAGGAATAGCCAGGAGTCCCCTTATACCAGTCGATGAGAGAGCTAGGGTGGAGATCCGGAAAGCCCTATTGGAGGCTGGGTTACTAGAGAAGTAG
- a CDS encoding threonine/serine dehydratase, with amino-acid sequence MVLERPTLEDIFRARRRIQPYIVRTPLHHYPQLSKLLGFEAYVKHENYQYTGAFKVRGGVNLISQLAPEERDRGVITASTGNHGQSIAYASRLFGVKAYICVPENANPDKVEAIRSLGAKIIAEGRDFEEARLNAERLAEERGYRYIHSGNEPHLIAGVGTIGLEIIEDLPDLDAVIVPVGGGSGAAGVSTVIKAFCPEVEVIAVQAEKAPSVYLSWKGGRIVETDTAETMADGLATRRAFELPLEIMRKQVDDFVLVSEEEIRNAIRLYVEKAHTIAEGAGAASLAAGYKLRERLKGEKVVLILSGGNITAKTLREILCGG; translated from the coding sequence ATGGTGTTAGAAAGGCCTACTTTAGAGGATATATTCAGGGCTAGGAGGAGGATCCAGCCCTATATCGTGAGGACGCCGCTGCATCATTACCCCCAACTCTCCAAGCTCCTTGGCTTCGAAGCCTATGTGAAGCACGAGAACTATCAGTACACCGGAGCCTTCAAGGTTAGGGGAGGGGTTAACCTAATCTCCCAACTCGCCCCGGAGGAGAGGGATAGGGGAGTCATAACGGCCTCTACTGGGAACCATGGTCAATCGATAGCATATGCATCCCGCCTCTTCGGAGTCAAGGCTTACATATGCGTGCCTGAGAACGCCAACCCCGATAAGGTTGAGGCCATAAGGAGCCTGGGAGCCAAAATAATAGCTGAGGGGAGGGATTTCGAGGAGGCTAGGCTGAACGCTGAGAGGCTGGCTGAGGAGAGAGGATATAGATATATCCATAGTGGGAATGAGCCCCACCTAATAGCAGGAGTTGGAACCATAGGGCTCGAGATCATAGAAGACCTACCAGATCTGGATGCTGTGATCGTCCCCGTCGGAGGCGGCTCAGGGGCGGCGGGCGTTAGCACGGTTATTAAAGCATTCTGCCCAGAGGTGGAGGTGATAGCGGTCCAGGCTGAGAAGGCCCCAAGCGTCTATCTCAGCTGGAAGGGGGGGAGGATAGTGGAGACCGACACGGCTGAGACGATGGCCGACGGCCTCGCAACCAGAAGGGCCTTTGAGCTTCCCCTAGAGATCATGAGGAAGCAGGTAGATGACTTTGTACTGGTCTCGGAGGAGGAGATCAGGAATGCCATCAGATTATATGTCGAGAAGGCTCATACAATAGCCGAGGGGGCTGGAGCGGCCTCACTGGCTGCGGGCTATAAGCTTAGGGAACGGCTTAAGGGGGAAAAGGTTGTATTGATCCTTAGCGGCGGCAATATAACAGCGAAGACGCTCAGAGAAATCCTCTGTGGGGGTTAG
- a CDS encoding EVE domain-containing protein, whose amino-acid sequence MTRHELDIRKGDKVAIWTSGRDAGIYALSEVITEPKDEPLNKEEEKYFKEKSYKIKFLQYKSVWIKHIKIFIENPLSKRECMEDQILKNMEILKKFKPQM is encoded by the coding sequence GTGACGCGCCACGAGTTGGATATCAGAAAGGGTGACAAAGTCGCCATCTGGACCTCAGGAAGAGACGCCGGGATCTATGCACTTAGTGAGGTTATCACGGAACCAAAGGATGAACCTCTCAACAAAGAAGAGGAAAAATATTTCAAAGAAAAATCATACAAGATTAAGTTTTTACAATACAAAAGCGTTTGGATTAAACATATAAAGATTTTCATTGAAAATCCCTTATCAAAAAGGGAGTGCATGGAAGACCAAATTCTTAAAAATATGGAAATTCTCAAAAAATTCAAACCACAAATGTAA
- a CDS encoding thiamine pyrophosphate-binding protein has protein sequence MKVMILKEKYLGAEILAKCLRDEGVKYVFGLVGHGNLPFIDAIDKEGIQFISCHHETIAAMAADGYYRASHRPGVLCTTCTPGALNAQLGIATAAADHSAIVHITGDIPLQFAGKGTYEELDINGPDWQFHSLFLMFKHAWKVSNIKLLPEILANAFNVALSGCPGPVLIDIPFDLATKEVETGLIEMKKRRPGKPSGDPNLVERAADLLLTAKSPVIFVGGGVSLSEAADEVLQLAELLGAPIVTSIMGSCAIPGKHPLMMGLVGTYGIEGANKFARQADVILAVGARFEEEETAIWTDNVFRIPPTKLIQIDIDPKIIGKNYPIEIGIVGDAKNTLINLIRIIKGRIHGSQALNKDRIEEVHKEKEKHFKKIEHLIISTDRPVSARRLLKELEDRFPENGILVVDPSWPRIGLIQQFFLPGPTRCYIVGGVLPIGWSTAASIGIQLARPDSKVIAISGDGGFLLNNQAVLTAVEYDLPILWIIINNGAYYALEVLQKAYFGKSIGSRFIRQKTGQPLDINYAELAKVFKADGERIQDPEEIGPAIERGIRAVKPYIIDCVVNPETSRLVRVGPVTWEFFWEEMREVRKR, from the coding sequence ATGAAGGTGATGATCTTGAAAGAAAAATATCTAGGTGCAGAAATACTTGCAAAATGTCTACGTGATGAAGGGGTGAAGTATGTATTTGGCTTGGTTGGTCATGGAAACCTTCCCTTCATTGATGCTATAGATAAAGAAGGGATACAGTTCATATCTTGTCATCATGAAACAATTGCCGCTATGGCCGCAGATGGTTACTATAGGGCTAGCCATAGGCCTGGTGTTCTCTGTACAACCTGCACCCCAGGGGCACTAAATGCTCAGTTAGGCATAGCGACCGCAGCCGCCGATCACTCAGCAATAGTTCATATAACAGGAGATATCCCGCTACAATTTGCTGGAAAGGGGACTTATGAGGAGCTTGACATCAATGGTCCGGATTGGCAGTTTCATTCCCTCTTCCTGATGTTTAAACATGCATGGAAGGTATCGAACATCAAGCTACTCCCCGAGATCTTGGCAAATGCCTTTAATGTAGCCCTATCTGGATGCCCTGGCCCGGTTCTCATAGACATACCGTTTGATCTAGCCACAAAGGAGGTGGAGACAGGGCTCATCGAGATGAAGAAGAGGAGGCCGGGTAAACCCTCGGGGGATCCCAATCTCGTTGAGAGGGCGGCGGATCTACTATTGACTGCCAAATCGCCCGTGATATTTGTGGGAGGTGGCGTAAGCCTCTCGGAGGCTGCCGATGAGGTGCTTCAACTGGCCGAGCTATTGGGTGCGCCAATCGTCACTTCGATAATGGGCTCATGCGCCATTCCAGGAAAACACCCTCTCATGATGGGCCTAGTGGGAACTTATGGCATTGAAGGTGCCAACAAATTTGCGCGTCAGGCTGACGTTATATTGGCTGTTGGTGCGAGGTTTGAGGAGGAGGAGACCGCTATCTGGACTGATAATGTTTTTAGAATTCCTCCTACGAAGCTAATACAGATAGATATTGATCCCAAAATAATCGGTAAAAACTATCCCATAGAAATAGGGATTGTGGGAGATGCTAAAAACACGCTAATCAATTTGATTAGAATAATAAAAGGTAGGATTCATGGGTCACAAGCACTTAACAAAGATAGGATCGAGGAGGTTCATAAAGAAAAGGAAAAGCATTTTAAAAAAATAGAGCATCTAATAATCTCAACTGATAGGCCGGTGAGTGCTAGGCGTCTCCTGAAGGAGCTTGAAGATCGATTTCCAGAAAATGGAATCCTCGTCGTCGATCCAAGCTGGCCAAGGATAGGCTTAATCCAGCAATTCTTCCTCCCCGGTCCCACGAGGTGTTACATAGTAGGAGGGGTGCTCCCGATAGGTTGGAGTACTGCAGCCTCAATCGGCATCCAGCTTGCTAGGCCAGATTCTAAGGTTATAGCTATAAGTGGAGACGGAGGTTTCCTCCTGAATAATCAGGCAGTACTAACAGCAGTAGAATACGACCTGCCAATTCTCTGGATAATCATCAACAATGGCGCCTATTATGCACTAGAAGTGTTACAAAAAGCATACTTCGGGAAAAGCATTGGAAGTAGATTTATAAGACAAAAGACAGGACAACCCCTAGACATAAACTATGCAGAGTTGGCCAAAGTCTTCAAGGCGGATGGAGAGCGCATTCAGGATCCAGAAGAAATCGGACCAGCTATCGAAAGAGGGATAAGAGCGGTAAAACCATATATAATTGATTGCGTGGTAAATCCAGAAACTTCTAGGCTTGTAAGAGTGGGTCCAGTAACTTGGGAGTTTTTCTGGGAGGAGATGAGAGAAGTGAGAAAACGTTGA